In Topomyia yanbarensis strain Yona2022 chromosome 2, ASM3024719v1, whole genome shotgun sequence, one DNA window encodes the following:
- the LOC131683156 gene encoding uncharacterized protein LOC131683156, whose amino-acid sequence MNPAHCLMLLIVATATFAFPQSEVIAAVQDPVSVPEQLAEQQTAAEQPVQVPADLAQIVEQPSNGGEEEAARRKRQFEEIDIEIVNVNRGGPGFNGGYPGNGGYGGYENYGNGGFPPRHHHHHRERW is encoded by the coding sequence ATGAATCCCGCTCATTGTCTAATGTTGTTAATAGTCGCCACAGCAACTTTTGCCTTTCCCCAATCTGAAGTAATTGCAGCTGTGCAAGATCCTGTTTCCGTACCGGAACAACTCGCCGAACAGCAAACTGCCGCTGAGCAGCCAGTTCAGGTTCCCGCAGATTTGGCTCAGATCGTTGAGCAGCCATCAAATGGAGGTGAGGAGGAGGCTGCACGTCGGAAGCGTCAATTTGAGGAAATCGATATCGAAATCGTAAACGTAAACCGTGGAGGACCAGGGTTCAATGGTGGCTATCCTGGAAATGGTGGCTACGGAGGTTACGAAAATTATGGTAATGGTGGGTTCCCTccccgtcatcatcatcatcatcgtgaaCGGTGGTAG